Within the Platichthys flesus chromosome 8, fPlaFle2.1, whole genome shotgun sequence genome, the region ACAAcatcaaacacaatcacaaaggAGACTAATTTTAGACCTGCCTTACTTTTGGCCTACATTGTTCAAGATCTTGTTTTCAGACGCTGCAGATGCTGAATTCTTACGTGGTGGAGATAAGGACAGACTGCTCTATTTGTCAGTGCGTGGGGCCCCTCAAGGGCCCCAGAGAATCTGATGtccactctgacattttctcaGCAGTATGAGGTTACATATGAGGAAGACGAACGTCCTCATCATCAAGCCTCCACTGTGAAACAAAACGACCTCTCACTCCTGTGTCTGGTGACATCAGGACAAAATGGCAAAAGTTCCCAAAAAACTGCTGGTGAGACAACGTTTTCTCAAATGAGAATGGACAGGAGCGACCATTTTTAGATGACCTATATGTATCAGTGGCTATTTTTATCTGCAGCTTCAGTTTGGTGCGATGACCTGCGACCTGTCGGGGTCCTGCTGAATTTTAGGAAAGGGCAAAGAGCACAGTGTGTAGTGAGGTACATCCCAGGGATTACAAGCATTGCAGGGTGAGAGTCAGTAACCTGTGGTGGCTGCAGGCTAGCGAGGGTCACAGCCCACCCATGGGGGGAGGGACGATAAGGTCAGAAAAGGCTGAGGAGGATGCAGTTCCCAGACATAAAGTAGACAGATCCAGAgctcaaacacaaaataagaaaacacacgCAGGAGCAGCATGATTCTTGAAACCTTtcagtaaaataatataaaagttgGCTACATCAAAGCATAGGTTTAAAAGAAGTTGCAACATGATGAAACTATGAGAGAAACTATTTCTACACTTGTGAATCCAAAGATATCTTGAAGCAGCGAGGAAAAGATCAGAAATTGAACAGTGTGGGCCAAGCGAAGGAACAATAATCACAAAACGCTCTTGAATTCCTGATTGCAGCGACCTCCCTGAGGAAGAAAGAGGTCACAGGATCTCTGAAAAGGCAGCCATTGTTCGTCATTTCCTATGAGATGTCTTAGTAAAAttgagaggaagaaaggcaCACTGCCGGACCAACGTGATAGCAGCCCCTGAAAGTGGAGAGCACTGATGCATGAGAGAAAAGCGCCTTATGTCAAATATAATTGTCCTGCCCTGAAAAACAAGCTTGCAATGTCTGATTCGATTCCCTCCTGTTCGGCTCAGGTTACTTCCTGTCTGCTTTAAGGGCGATGGTCACGGCAACGAAGCTCCTGGGAAGATATTTTGTGGGATTTTCTGATTTCTTTGTCCACAGAGGGGCCGAATTGAATGACCTATCATGCCCCATTATGTGAGTCGTACAAGTCCATGGAGGAATTAGTACTCAAAACTAAATatctgctgcaaaaaaaactatataCAATATATCAATTTGGTGCACCTACCAACACTTTCATCCACGGAGCCCTCTAAAACAAATAACTCCAATggaactcagtagagctcaaacCTCTGTCAAGACCCAATAGTCCCCTTAAAACAAATCAAGCTGTAATAAATTGAATGCATtcatatcagtcccctaaacatgtcatacattttcatcaagatcaatgaattatgataaataagtgaaaatgttggtatcttgcaatgtttaagaagtgaaaaaaaaaatcctggatccaagccctgatccagatccacgcACGGATTTAATGGGTTCTCTCCCGATCTGTACGACATCCTCCCTCCAAGTTTCGTTGAAATCTGTTTTGTGTTATCTCgctaacaacaaacaaacaaacaaacgacaGGGATGACATCATAACCTCCTTGGGGAAGATAATAGCAAACCTTCATCCTCATGACCTGCAATAGATGATCATGAAGATGTGAGGCCTTGTGTCTAAAATTAGATTAAAACAAATCGTTTCTATATTTAATTTCAGGCTCTGTGATTGAGATTCAAGCTGTTGTGATGGAGGAGGCGAGCGCTCGTCCTGCTCCAGGTCCGCTGCcctgctctgctgtgtttgCAGACGACTGCAGTGGCCCTTTGGTTTCTCTCCTGCCCGCTGCCTGGAAGCTTGTCCAGCTGTCCCATCATTCTGTCAGCGCTGCTGTCTCCCTCAGCCCCAGATTAAAAACGCCAAAGAGGCCGCCAGGAAAAGTGGCTCGCCCTCGTCTCTCAGGACTTATGTCAAAAATGTTTCAGTCCGCAGGTAATTTGCTACAGTCTGGGATCCTTTCGCTGTTTACTTCAAAGCAGCTCccaaagagatagagagaaatgaaagagaggaaaaaatgaTATTTAGTTGTGGGTAGTGACAGATCTACATTCTTTGGTATTGTCATGCCATGAGAATGAGGAGTGCTTCTCCGGGGATGCTGACTGAGTCTGCAGGAGTCCTTCAATCGGACTGATAAAAAGCACTGAATCCATGGATTGTCTTTCTAAACAGAGCTTAGTCAAACAAATTGACTCAACTCCAGAAGAATGCGTGGTcactccaacacaaacacacaggttaGAGACACTTTGAGTGCAAAGTTTAGAAAATCACTCGAGTAGATTAGAGCCATTTGCTTTTGTAAAGACAAACACTGAACGTGGACAAGTTTCTTCGATCTCGCTCTGGGTAGTTCATCTGGAAAAAGGATAAATTATCTAAATTATCTAAATCAGTTTGGAATGATCTTGCAGATTTGCTCTTTGTTTAGACGTCGGTAAATTCTGCCCTCTGTGCAAAATAATGCTGTCGAATCGATAAGAcctgaggagggaggaagagagcgaggAAATGTCAAATAATCTGCTTCCCAACTTGTTAACCTTACAGTGAATTCTTATGTatcattagtattattattagtattagaagtagtagtattattagtattacGCTTATTGTTAAgaaaaatatgtaatatttaTGTTCCCCTTATTacataatacattttctgtcttgTTTTCCTTATGTAGAAAGCCTTTATTGAATTTTTGCTCATAATTATAAATTTATGGGGGAAAACAAGGAACATGTTGAAAACCACCCCCTTGCgatgtgaaagaaagtgaaaaagaaatgtatctggatctgcaccaaaatgtaatgggtcgtgccccccctcctccccacaaATGTTCATTGAAATCTTTTGactagtttttgcataatcctgcaaaatcacaaacaaacagctgcagatgaaaacaccTTCCTTAACCAAAGTAGCATTAGATTTATCATACTGACACCTTTATCTGAATCAAATATCggtagaaaaaataaatctgtaacTGTAGTAATGGTAACTCAGTTATTGATGAATCAAGTATTTTAAAAGTTAGGGGAGAGTCAAATGACTTGTTGGCATATTTGCTCACATTGTGTTCACTATGCATTTCAATACTTCAAATTAAGAAAAGTTCAGAGGCCACCTGGACAGAGCTGGTTCTAAAAGTTCTTATTTTTAAGTGAACACAACATCAGATAAGACAGATTAATAGCACCAGCCCTGGGAAGTAAAGCAGATATTTGAGGTCTGGAACAAGCCATGATGATCACTTGTCCTGTGGAACATACCAGCACAGTACAATACGTCCTCTCGCTGTTTGGCGTGTATACTTAAAAACCGTACaagtgtgcacatgtgtgatGAAAAACCCTTGACACCAGTCCCGTCTCAGCGTTTGGATATTTGAAATGCACCAGCACGAAAGAATTCGCAGGGCCTCGGCAGGCCACGTCAAACCCCTGACATCTCTGCAGAACAACATCCCGGGGTTTTCAAGCTCACATCAGGAATGCATGGGCGCATTCATggcaaacaaaaacagtgatTAAAGAGGGTAACAGGATCAGCTCTAATCAGCGTGTCCTGAGAAAATGCCAAGGAGTTTTCAGCCATTGTCAGGTCATTCCAAAGGGGGTGATCTCTCTCCCTATTAATTATGTGGCGTGCCGCAGCAGCGGTCCTCTGCAGCCTGAGCGACCTTCTCTGCTTTCATACGTCTGTGCAGGGCGACCAGGACATGCAGAGGCAGTGTGGGGCACCAAGCTTCCCCCCACCTTGTGTCTGCCCTCTCATTTCTCTGACAACGAATAATGGCCGCCTCAGAACTAGTGGCactgttagagagagagagggagcttcTTCAgtgcaaaggggggggggggggggataatcaTTATCCAAAGACGTGTTCTATCATGGGATGAATTCTGTTTTGTCAGGCCCGATGCTTTGGTGCCTCTGTGCTGGAGATGGTCAGAGCTCGTAATAGAGATGAGCTCAGGAGATAAATATGAGCTCAAAACTCAAAAGATTGATGATGTTGAATCTTGGGCTTATCGTTGGTGCAACAGCTCAATGACATCCTCTGtctagtcccccccccccccccccccccacacacacacacacactctattcCACTCACAGTGAGTAGGGTCAGTGAGGGATGGAGATCACCACACCAGTCTTTACTGTGTCaatgctgccctctgctggtcacctAGGTTAAAATATATCAACAACCATGAACTACTTTCACATTTGATGATTCTCACATCATTTTTTATCTTCGGTAAATAAAAGCCTTTAGGTAAAGTTTATCACTGACACTTATCCAATGAATTCCATTGTAGAACAGTTATGTTTATTGTAAACTCTTCACtacaactgacacacacagagacaaagggcCCTAATTTACTCACTTGGAGAAGGTCAAGAATGATATTAGAGATATGTGTATTCTGCAGccttttcaaaaataatttcactATAATACTTTAATTCTAATTCTAATTTAATTTTAGGACACCTTCAATGGAAACCTTTGATACAGATTGCAGGTGAAATTGGATTGTTGTGAAAACTCCTTTACTGATTTTCACCGTAGCTCGGAGATGCACTCTGCAGCTTTGCTATATCTAAACAATTACTAAATGTCATGAAGATTGGATTTGGCTCAAATGCAAAAGTGTGACAAGGTCATTCGGATTTTTGTTTGAGCTCAATGAGAATAAACTGTGGTTCAGGGACCCCTGTGCCATCCGATGGGTGAGATCTGACACCGTGTGGGCTCGTTGTTTTTAAAGTCGTTTGCTCACTTTAAAGGCCTTAAATGACctttcacacaaatacattttaaacttatTGATCTGCCAACAGAGCCCTGCTGGTCATTCCCAGCTCTCACCTTGTAACAAATTGGACCTGGGCCTTAAGAGTAAGACTTCCCACATTATGGAATTCACTCCTGTCCTGACtactctgcagcagctccgtgGAAACATGAGTCAGTGACAGGAGCTCCCAGTTTGACTGCTGTTTGAGGAACTGATGAGAATCTTCTATCATTTCTCACTTTCAGTATTTACAACCGGAACGATGTCGGGGTTGTTTGAGAAACCTTATaaactatattatatattaatgaaCCATTGGTCAGATTGTGAAGTCAAACAAACACCATGCTGACATTAATATGTGGGAAAACTTTTGCACATGcgacatatttttcatttgaaataaaaaatatgaatttatcaAGAGATACCCAAAATGTTTGTAGaacaatataatattttctCACTTGACCTGTACAGCTAACCTTTGCCATAAGccagtgatgttttcagttATATAGGCGACGGCTTGCTCTAGAACCTGGAAAGCATTTATCGGCAGCACATTTGGACAACGAAGAAAACGTGTGGCGTTAAAGACTGCCATTATCTGTGGTTCATTCTGGATTGacttttgtattatatttcccacaatgcaattcGACTGCTGACATTTGGGTATGAAAATCAGGCATGCTGTCCTGGGAGCAGCAAATGGAGCCTCGTACAGAGGGGTGggggtaggtgtgtgtgtgtgggggggggggacatcacTTGAGGCAGTTCATCAGACCTAGAACAGCTTTACAAAACCTTTTCCCACATATGCAGCAGAAGTCTTTAACACCTGTAAACAGACTGTGATGTGTAAATTAGCTGGAGTTTCCCTTCAGTGCCTGAGCTCTTCATAACACATTACTGGCCGGCTTCTCCACACAAGACCCACAGATGAGTTGTGTATCTCCAAACCACCAAGGGATTaaagatatttttcattttcatgttgtatATCCATATATTGTACTAGTTATAAAATGGCCATCAGACCCAGAGCAATGGGACGTGAATGAGCAGAGCCACAGAGTTAttgcttttatcttttatcttttagcTAAAGCCTAAATAAATTAGTATTGTCTTTTCTCTTGtttgaggtttctacattttccttgatgttaaaagtttttttaaacaaactgtgatttgttaATATGGGCGATGCAAATGAAACTGGATTTATTGATCGATCTTCTATGTATTTCAGCCATTTGGTCGCATTGAGTCAGCGCAAATAATTCAGAACATCTTTGCTGATGGAAGAGACTGCTCCTCTACAATTTACTTTGGCTATGTTGCGGCTCATTTATCggtacaaaacaaatgtttgttttattcgcAGCCAGTAACAAAGATGTAATGGTCACACTCCAACAAGGACTGACTGGATAGGTATCTGGACTGAGATTCAAACCATGGAGAGAGCAACTTTTTCACTCTATCTACGgcagaaaaatgtaatatttgagaAAATGGATTGTGTCCGAACTTGTTGAATACTGATCTGTGGGCCTCAATCTGAATTTGTCACAATCATAAATGTCAAGTAGTCCCATGGACCGTCATGTGGTGAGGGTGTGATTATTAAACCTGCAATGTGTTCATATGTTTCAAATATATGTGACATAGATACAGTGGATACATGCAGAAACTTGAGACTTTGTAAGATTCAAATACAAGTTTTATTCacaagagaaatataaaatatataacatttgaCAATATATACACTGTACATTGCAGAAGAGTAGTTCATCTTCTCATCCACACATTCAAGTTTAACTCTGCTGTTCTCAGATTGTCAGtctctgcacctcctcctcaaaACCAGGGTCTCCACACTGACGAAGAAGAGTTCAGTGTTGACCCCTCCCTCGGCACAAGGTGTGGAGAGAGTCTCGGGGCCCAGGGTGGTGGGAAGTGGGTGCCAGCAGGGCTGGTGTGAGGGGCCGCGGGCGAGAAACTGAAGATGGAGGTGTTGGAGGATGGAGGTGACAGGCTAGGGGGgaaggagaagtgagaggagaaCGACGGGAACGGAGGAGAGCTGGCATATgtggagaaagaaggagggaaccagggggaagaggggggggagaggtaGTCGTGGGATGGCGTGGAGCAAGAGATGGGCTGAAATGGAGAGGGGGACGGAAACAGCGTCCTGGAAGGCTCCTCCGCAGACGTGGCTTCCTGTTGCAGCTCAGACGTATACTGGTTGAAGTCTGGTCcctgctgcttctctgtgtgATGCTTCAGCCCCTCGATCAGGCTCGTTCTCTGTGCCGGTGTTACTCTGCTCATGTAGCTGCTCAGCTGGGACATGCACTGCTGGAAACCTGCACTCTGGATGCTGAAGAGTGGAGGAAGGCTGGACTCTGAGGGATGAAGGCTCAACACAGGAGCACGAGTCTTCGTCTGACCATTAGGAGAATCTGCAACAAGTGACAAGACACGAGGGCGAGAGGGAAAACAGGGGTGTAAGATTACAACATGGATTTACATTTCAAGTACATTTCATGGGGCTGATGAATCATTACATTTGACTAACCATTGctccttttctttccatctgTCCGCTTCTGAAGATATTCCACAACCAGGTCCAGAATCTCTGCTTTCTCTATTTTAGGGTTCTGTAGTCGCTGTGAGcgataacacacaaacatggggaaaaaaattaGTTTTCATcattgaaatgaaagaaatacgTGCAGCTTC harbors:
- the her11 gene encoding hairy-related 11, with amino-acid sequence MTRKLQNPSVEDGRSRKRILKPVVEKKRRDRINQSLTELRSLLLNHTSDPRLQNPKIEKAEILDLVVEYLQKRTDGKKRSNDSPNGQTKTRAPVLSLHPSESSLPPLFSIQSAGFQQCMSQLSSYMSRVTPAQRTSLIEGLKHHTEKQQGPDFNQYTSELQQEATSAEEPSRTLFPSPSPFQPISCSTPSHDYLSPPSSPWFPPSFSTYASSPPFPSFSSHFSFPPSLSPPSSNTSIFSFSPAAPHTSPAGTHFPPPWAPRLSPHLVPREGSTLNSSSSVWRPWF